The Methanococcus maripaludis genome has a window encoding:
- a CDS encoding UvrD-helicase domain-containing protein, with product MVEKLLEPEIVEIFGHVLRGNNFLLSGGAGSGKTYSLIQVIRKALNDNPNASIACITYTNSAVNEIKLKINHDNLMVSTIHDFLWNNIKQFQKELKNGIIELSELETSKIKFKNENDKSHFVENVSNIQYKEYIQMKNGIISHDEVLVLAHHLFEKHDLLCNILKDKFKFIFLDEYQDTNKLVIEILLKHLKKCNKEQIIGFFGDSMQSIYDDGIGDLKDYVNSGEVKEVVLNQNRRNPKLVIDLANKLRTDNVIQEPSNDINAPNMKDGSVIIGKINFLYSTTNDVENIKSTQYFSNWNFNDTIKTKELSLTHNLIAPKAGFSNLMAIYDKDPMFRLKNDILSKSNEKCIELDDSKSFEKIIEEVDSLFRNSKKQMINSSNEVKELYDHLKNLPFSEIKKIYFDKDSLIDNKKETDDEGSNDSKRDNLIKHLFKIEKIIQNYKNKDYNEFIRKTNFKIDSIAKKRELKNIIDKIGNFSELKIEEVINLCDEKELCKKDDSFNTFIEKNQYLYNRVKALQYLEFQNLFNYLEGFTPFSTQHKVKGSEFENVLVILDNGGWNNYNFEYLFCNRIDKQSVLLRTQKIFYVCCTRAKENLNIYYHNPNSQTISKAIEWFGEENVHNLDDN from the coding sequence AAGAAAGGCATTAAACGATAACCCTAATGCTAGTATCGCATGTATTACATATACAAATTCAGCAGTAAATGAAATTAAATTAAAGATTAATCATGATAACTTAATGGTTTCAACGATCCACGATTTTTTATGGAATAATATCAAACAATTCCAAAAAGAATTAAAAAATGGAATAATTGAACTTTCAGAACTAGAAACTTCAAAAATTAAGTTTAAAAATGAAAATGATAAAAGTCATTTTGTAGAAAATGTGTCAAATATTCAGTATAAAGAATATATTCAAATGAAAAATGGAATAATTTCGCATGACGAAGTACTCGTTTTAGCCCACCATCTGTTCGAAAAACATGATTTACTTTGTAATATTCTAAAAGATAAATTTAAATTTATATTTCTTGATGAATATCAGGATACCAATAAATTGGTAATTGAAATACTATTAAAGCACTTGAAAAAATGTAACAAGGAACAGATTATTGGATTTTTTGGAGACTCAATGCAGTCGATTTATGATGATGGAATAGGGGATTTAAAAGATTATGTAAACTCTGGAGAAGTTAAAGAAGTAGTGTTGAATCAGAATCGAAGAAATCCAAAATTAGTAATTGATTTGGCAAATAAGTTAAGAACCGACAATGTGATACAAGAACCTTCTAATGATATAAATGCACCAAATATGAAGGATGGGTCAGTAATTATTGGAAAAATAAACTTTTTGTATTCTACAACTAACGATGTAGAAAATATTAAATCTACACAGTATTTTTCAAATTGGAATTTTAATGATACTATTAAAACAAAAGAATTAAGTTTAACTCATAATCTAATCGCTCCAAAAGCAGGATTTTCAAATTTAATGGCAATATATGATAAAGATCCAATGTTTAGACTAAAAAATGATATATTATCTAAATCTAATGAAAAATGCATTGAATTGGATGATTCTAAGTCATTCGAAAAAATTATTGAAGAAGTTGATTCTTTATTTAGAAATTCTAAAAAACAGATGATAAACTCGTCAAACGAAGTAAAAGAACTATATGATCACCTGAAGAACTTACCATTTTCTGAGATTAAGAAAATTTATTTTGACAAAGATTCATTAATAGATAATAAAAAAGAAACAGATGATGAGGGTTCTAACGACTCAAAAAGGGATAATTTAATAAAACATTTGTTTAAAATAGAAAAAATTATTCAAAATTATAAAAATAAGGATTATAACGAGTTTATACGAAAAACAAATTTTAAAATAGATTCAATTGCAAAAAAAAGAGAACTAAAAAATATCATTGACAAAATAGGAAATTTTTCTGAACTTAAAATCGAAGAAGTAATTAATTTATGTGATGAAAAGGAGCTATGTAAAAAAGATGACAGTTTCAATACATTCATTGAAAAAAATCAATATTTGTATAATCGGGTTAAGGCCCTACAATATTTAGAATTTCAAAATTTATTTAATTATTTGGAGGGATTTACCCCATTTTCGACACAACATAAGGTTAAAGGGTCAGAATTTGAAAATGTACTTGTTATACTAGACAATGGGGGTTGGAATAATTATAATTTTGAATATCTATTTTGTAATAGGATAGATAAACAAAGTGTGTTATTAAGGACTCAAAAGATATTTTATGTATGTTGTACTCGTGCAAAAGAGAATCTAAATATTTATTACCATAACCCCAACTCTCAGACCATCAGCAAAGCAATTGAATGGTTTGGGGAAGAAAATGTCCATAATTTGGACGATAATTAA